The genomic stretch CGCGTCGTAGTCGACGTCATGCTCAAGCCGGAGATCCTCGACCCCCAGGGCCAGGCGGTGCAGCGCGCACTGCCGCGACTGGGTTTCGAAGGCATCTCCGACGTCCGTCAGGGAAAGCGTTTCGAACTGGAAGTTGACGGGCCGGTCGACGAGGCCGCGCTCGCCCGCATCCATGATCTTGCGGAATCCTTCCTCGCCAACACCGTGATCGAGGACTTCACCGTCAAGGTGGAGGAAGTCGCGGAGGCCGCGAAGTGACCGCTCGTATTGGCGTCGTCACTTTCCCGGGGAGTCTCGACGACCGGGACACCCAGCGCGCGATCCGCCTCGCGGGCGCCGAACCGGTCGCCCTCTGGCACAAGGACAAGGACCTCCACCAGGTCGACGCGGTCGTCCTTCCCGGCGGTTTCTCCTACGGCGACTATCTGCGCGCCGGAGCCATCTCCCGCTTCTCGCCGG from Streptomyces davaonensis JCM 4913 encodes the following:
- the purS gene encoding phosphoribosylformylglycinamidine synthase subunit PurS, whose amino-acid sequence is MARVVVDVMLKPEILDPQGQAVQRALPRLGFEGISDVRQGKRFELEVDGPVDEAALARIHDLAESFLANTVIEDFTVKVEEVAEAAK